The proteins below are encoded in one region of Casimicrobium huifangae:
- the uvrC gene encoding excinuclease ABC subunit UvrC, translating into MTDAIDDTLKSLPQRPGVYRMIGANAAGEESLLYVGKAKNLKSRVSSYFVKSGHSARIQMMIAQIRRIETTVTRSEAEALLLENNLIKTLEPKYNVVFRDDKSYPYLCISGDPFPQLRFFRGKPDKKHQYFGPFPSAWAVREGINTLQKVFQLRTCENTVFAHRSRPCMLAQIGRCTASCVGQISEADYAADVKSAAMFLRGQQDEVTHELNAQMEAAAGELAFEKAARIRDKIARLNRLVSKQFVSSVADRDVDVLALVQTGGMIAVNIVVIRGGQHVGDRTHFPVKNASSEPMTDKELTGVLESFIAQHYIGREVPGMIVSTLEFDVEALAEALSTQANSKVSVLCNPIGEKRVWLQMAEENARLAIAAKQRQSDTGNERLQALIVALDLPEGTQRLECFDISHTMGEATVASCVVFDQNAMQTGQYRRFNIQTVSDGDDYGAMKEALTRRAARIAKEEVPHPDVWVIDGGKGQVGIAAQVLAEAGLHDIVLFGSAKGVERKKGMEQIVFPDREDTVRLPADHPGLHLIQQMQDEAHRFAIQGHRAKRAKAREGSALDDIEGIGPRKRAALLKQFGSVRGIASASVEDIKRVPGISSELAERIYGVLH; encoded by the coding sequence ATGACTGACGCCATTGACGACACCCTGAAATCCTTGCCGCAGCGCCCCGGCGTCTACCGCATGATTGGCGCCAACGCAGCGGGCGAAGAGAGCTTGCTCTACGTCGGCAAGGCGAAGAACCTGAAGAGTCGGGTTTCGAGCTATTTCGTCAAGAGTGGCCACAGCGCGCGCATCCAGATGATGATCGCGCAGATCCGGCGCATCGAGACGACTGTCACGCGCAGCGAGGCCGAGGCGCTGCTGCTCGAAAACAACCTGATCAAGACGCTGGAGCCGAAGTACAACGTCGTCTTCCGCGACGACAAGAGCTACCCCTACCTCTGCATCAGCGGCGACCCGTTCCCGCAACTGCGCTTCTTCCGCGGCAAGCCCGACAAGAAACATCAATACTTTGGCCCGTTCCCGAGCGCGTGGGCGGTGCGCGAGGGCATCAACACACTGCAGAAAGTTTTCCAGCTCCGCACCTGCGAGAACACCGTTTTTGCGCACCGCTCGCGGCCCTGCATGCTGGCGCAGATCGGGCGCTGCACAGCGTCCTGCGTGGGGCAGATCAGCGAGGCCGACTACGCGGCCGACGTGAAGAGCGCAGCCATGTTCCTGCGCGGCCAGCAGGACGAAGTGACGCACGAGCTGAACGCGCAGATGGAGGCCGCGGCCGGTGAACTCGCATTCGAAAAGGCCGCCCGCATCCGCGACAAGATCGCGCGGCTCAACCGTCTCGTTAGCAAGCAGTTTGTATCCAGCGTCGCGGACCGCGATGTCGATGTGCTCGCGCTGGTGCAGACCGGTGGCATGATTGCGGTGAACATCGTCGTCATCCGTGGCGGCCAGCATGTGGGCGACCGCACGCACTTTCCGGTGAAGAACGCCAGCTCCGAGCCGATGACCGACAAGGAGCTGACCGGGGTGCTGGAGAGCTTCATCGCGCAGCACTACATCGGCCGCGAAGTGCCCGGCATGATCGTCTCCACACTGGAGTTCGACGTCGAGGCGCTGGCCGAAGCGCTCTCCACGCAGGCCAACAGCAAGGTCAGCGTGCTCTGCAACCCCATCGGCGAAAAGCGCGTGTGGCTGCAAATGGCGGAGGAGAACGCGCGCCTCGCCATCGCCGCGAAGCAGCGCCAGAGCGACACTGGCAACGAGCGCCTGCAGGCGCTGATCGTCGCGCTCGATCTGCCGGAAGGCACGCAGCGGCTGGAATGCTTCGACATCTCGCACACGATGGGCGAGGCCACGGTCGCCAGTTGCGTCGTATTCGACCAGAACGCCATGCAGACCGGCCAGTACCGCCGCTTCAACATCCAGACGGTGAGCGATGGCGACGATTACGGTGCGATGAAAGAGGCGCTCACCCGCCGAGCTGCGCGTATCGCGAAAGAGGAAGTGCCGCACCCCGATGTGTGGGTGATTGATGGCGGCAAGGGGCAGGTGGGTATCGCCGCGCAGGTGCTCGCCGAGGCGGGCCTGCACGACATCGTTCTCTTCGGCTCTGCCAAGGGCGTGGAGCGCAAGAAGGGCATGGAGCAGATCGTGTTCCCCGACCGTGAAGACACGGTTCGTCTACCCGCCGATCATCCCGGCCTGCACCTCATCCAGCAGATGCAGGACGAAGCGCACCGCTTTGCCATCCAGGGCCACCGCGCCAAACGCGCCAAAGCGCGGGAAGGCAGCGCGTTGGATGACATCGAAGGCATCGGCCCCCGCAAACGCGCCGCGCTGCTAAAGCAGTTCGGCAGCGTACGCGGCATCGCCAGTGCCAGCGTAGAAGACATCAAGCGCGTGCCGGGGATTTCGAGTGAATTGGCTGAGCGAATTTATGGGGTGTTGCATTGA
- a CDS encoding OST-HTH/LOTUS domain-containing protein, with translation MIHLQQYEKLLKAILRSSSVVTNLSIGQPPDVVWRNESEGSTLGILVKNFLEEMIPRSVESDFDSGSGEDAAPLCVSFSTDFRFVMETDRRASVEYGLRELVKVRNGLVHSFIDQFDIGSVEGCLAAADSLRQTFELIDAKFLELRGYAESLDQMRRACGEFIQPPRFQDIFDGIRPDGKVDWPSAGIVAALREAAEQLGGREWTPLSEAVEWILEKYPEQTPGRYGCRTWRQVVQESKAFKIKREPNETGQRHHYYGNR, from the coding sequence ATGATACATCTGCAGCAGTATGAAAAATTGCTTAAGGCAATCCTTCGATCGAGTAGCGTAGTCACGAATCTGAGCATCGGGCAACCGCCCGACGTCGTGTGGCGGAACGAATCCGAAGGCAGCACGCTCGGCATACTCGTGAAGAATTTTCTAGAGGAGATGATTCCGCGTAGTGTCGAATCGGACTTTGATTCGGGCAGCGGCGAAGACGCCGCGCCGCTGTGTGTGTCGTTCTCTACGGACTTTCGGTTTGTCATGGAGACGGACAGGCGTGCCTCTGTCGAGTACGGACTGCGGGAGCTTGTCAAAGTGCGAAACGGGTTGGTTCACTCCTTCATTGATCAATTCGACATTGGATCTGTCGAAGGTTGCCTCGCTGCCGCGGATTCGCTAAGGCAGACTTTTGAGCTGATTGATGCGAAATTTCTTGAGTTGCGCGGTTATGCAGAGTCACTTGATCAGATGCGCAGGGCATGTGGTGAGTTCATCCAGCCGCCTAGGTTTCAAGACATCTTCGACGGTATCAGGCCTGACGGTAAAGTAGATTGGCCGTCGGCAGGTATCGTTGCTGCCTTGCGGGAAGCAGCTGAGCAACTTGGAGGGCGCGAGTGGACGCCACTGAGTGAAGCGGTGGAGTGGATATTGGAAAAGTATCCTGAGCAGACACCGGGTCGATATGGCTGCCGGACTTGGCGACAAGTTGTTCAAGAGTCGAAGGCATTCAAGATCAAGCGTGAACCCAATGAGACTGGACAGCGGCATCACTATTACGGCAACCGCTAG
- a CDS encoding AbrB/MazE/SpoVT family DNA-binding domain-containing protein: protein MTIPVEVREQLGIRAGSRIAFRVTGATAELSVVSGALTAEPVASGFGLVKPRRNAGGKAVPADFDVASLLGK from the coding sequence GTGACAATCCCTGTTGAAGTGCGCGAGCAACTCGGCATCCGTGCCGGCAGCCGCATTGCGTTCCGGGTGACCGGCGCTACCGCCGAGCTTTCCGTGGTTAGCGGTGCGTTGACGGCAGAGCCCGTTGCCAGCGGCTTCGGTCTGGTGAAGCCGCGGCGCAATGCGGGCGGCAAGGCTGTCCCTGCCGATTTCGACGTAGCAAGCCTGCTCGGCAAATGA
- a CDS encoding type II toxin-antitoxin system VapC family toxin, with product MIGLDTNVLARYYVDDAADKEATRQRLAARALIESARPLKVAKTVLLELEWVLRGYYGNTRAEIARVLQHCLSLPNLTVEDRAAVERALDAYSLGLDFADALHQASYAGCEFVASFDDKGFARKVTKHRLLPPVKVPATT from the coding sequence ATGATTGGCCTCGACACGAATGTCCTCGCCCGCTACTACGTCGATGACGCCGCCGACAAGGAGGCCACGCGCCAGCGGCTGGCCGCAAGAGCGCTGATCGAGTCGGCGCGTCCACTGAAGGTCGCGAAGACGGTATTGCTTGAGCTGGAGTGGGTATTGCGCGGCTACTACGGCAACACGCGGGCAGAAATTGCACGAGTGCTTCAGCATTGCCTGTCGTTGCCGAATCTGACGGTGGAGGATCGGGCGGCGGTGGAGCGTGCGCTGGACGCGTATTCGCTCGGGCTCGATTTTGCCGATGCCCTGCATCAGGCGAGCTACGCTGGTTGCGAGTTCGTGGCATCGTTTGATGACAAAGGCTTCGCACGAAAAGTGACGAAACATCGTCTGCTTCCCCCGGTGAAAGTACCCGCAACAACATGA
- a CDS encoding DUF4406 domain-containing protein yields the protein MNTKPQMILVAGPYRSGTNDDPVKIAANVAAMTDASLALFRAGHLPVMGEWFALPLIEHAGGRQIGDAVFDEIFHPVSRRLVAKCDAVLRIGGASAGADEMVALGREHGKAIYFSITDISAP from the coding sequence ATGAACACTAAGCCACAAATGATCCTCGTCGCCGGGCCCTATCGCTCCGGAACCAACGACGACCCGGTGAAGATCGCCGCGAACGTGGCGGCGATGACGGACGCTTCGCTTGCGCTGTTCCGTGCCGGGCATTTGCCGGTGATGGGCGAATGGTTTGCCTTGCCGCTGATTGAGCATGCAGGTGGCAGGCAGATCGGCGATGCGGTTTTCGATGAGATATTCCATCCGGTGTCGCGGCGGCTGGTGGCCAAATGCGATGCGGTGCTGCGCATCGGTGGTGCATCGGCCGGGGCCGATGAAATGGTCGCGCTTGGCCGTGAACATGGCAAAGCGATCTACTTCTCGATCACTGACATATCAGCGCCCTGA
- a CDS encoding lipid A deacylase LpxR family protein yields MPPPYEPKPVPIANPAAAKADPIATAIRCADEGGPLGAVRKYQGTYSFTLDNDLFAKRDQDYSNGFKFAWSSPNVRSFADDDCLPPLLQQAGKLFTQVYSPTVEQGNVTMTLGQAMYTPRDRKATQLIVNDRPYAGWSYIGFGYNTRSPYRLDSYEINLGVVGPWSHAKEAQDFVHRTRHLELFNGWQNQLGNEFGAQLVFERKFRKEWLQDADSRSGLGFDVIPHFGFSVGNVATYANAGIEVRAGWGLPDDFGTSPIRPAGDNSAPRVRDGVSQFVRQFGAHLFASVDGRAVARNIFLDGNTIRDSHSVNKKRWVGDAAVGIAANFGVYKIAFVRVFRSQEFAGQASAPRYGSITISGPL; encoded by the coding sequence GTGCCACCACCTTACGAGCCGAAGCCGGTTCCCATCGCGAACCCGGCTGCCGCGAAAGCGGACCCCATCGCAACAGCGATTCGTTGCGCTGATGAAGGCGGTCCGCTCGGCGCCGTTCGCAAGTATCAGGGCACCTACAGCTTCACGCTTGATAACGACCTGTTCGCCAAACGCGATCAGGACTACTCCAACGGCTTCAAGTTCGCGTGGTCGTCACCGAATGTGCGCAGCTTTGCCGATGACGATTGCCTGCCGCCCTTGCTGCAGCAGGCCGGCAAGCTGTTCACCCAGGTCTATTCGCCTACGGTTGAACAGGGCAATGTGACGATGACGCTGGGGCAGGCGATGTATACGCCGCGCGACCGCAAGGCCACGCAACTGATCGTCAATGATCGCCCCTATGCGGGCTGGTCGTACATTGGCTTTGGCTACAACACGCGTTCGCCGTATCGGCTGGATTCGTACGAGATCAATCTTGGCGTGGTCGGTCCCTGGTCGCATGCGAAAGAGGCACAGGATTTCGTGCACCGGACGCGGCATCTTGAACTGTTCAACGGCTGGCAGAACCAGCTGGGCAACGAGTTCGGCGCGCAGCTCGTGTTCGAGCGCAAGTTCCGCAAGGAATGGCTGCAGGACGCTGACAGCCGGTCCGGCCTTGGCTTTGACGTCATCCCGCACTTCGGGTTCTCGGTGGGAAATGTGGCAACCTACGCCAACGCCGGTATTGAAGTGCGTGCCGGCTGGGGTTTGCCGGATGATTTCGGCACGTCGCCCATTCGCCCCGCCGGCGACAACTCGGCACCGCGCGTGCGTGATGGCGTAAGCCAGTTCGTGCGGCAGTTCGGCGCGCACCTGTTTGCATCGGTGGACGGACGGGCGGTGGCCCGCAATATCTTTCTCGATGGCAATACCATTCGTGATTCGCATTCGGTGAACAAAAAGCGCTGGGTGGGTGATGCGGCCGTCGGTATTGCTGCCAACTTCGGTGTTTACAAGATCGCCTTCGTCCGCGTGTTCCGCAGTCAGGAGTTCGCCGGCCAAGCCTCGGCGCCGCGTTACGGCTCGATCACCATTTCGGGGCCGCTGTAG
- a CDS encoding NUDIX hydrolase: MNAEQLKQIRAELARYRAETPYEITRQHADATLRLLDRHAKPWQRSVLEGHLTASAWVLDRSGRHVAMIHHRKLDRWLQPGGHIDDTDLSWRAAAQRELTEETGLSRFVQLADEEKLFDVDVHGIPARADEPVHLHHDLRFLFVAEVDADAGVTGSLALNADESNDCRWFALADMANDTSLGPETHRMIELSVRRFA; the protein is encoded by the coding sequence ATGAACGCAGAACAACTGAAGCAGATCCGTGCCGAGCTCGCCCGTTACCGGGCCGAGACTCCATACGAGATCACGCGACAACATGCCGATGCCACATTGCGCTTGCTGGACCGCCACGCCAAGCCGTGGCAACGTAGTGTGCTGGAGGGGCATCTGACGGCGTCGGCCTGGGTGCTTGATCGCTCTGGTCGCCATGTGGCGATGATTCACCATCGCAAGCTTGATCGCTGGCTGCAACCTGGTGGCCACATCGACGACACCGACCTCTCCTGGCGCGCCGCCGCGCAGCGCGAGTTGACTGAGGAAACTGGCCTTTCCCGCTTTGTACAACTTGCCGATGAGGAAAAGCTCTTTGATGTTGACGTGCATGGCATCCCAGCTCGCGCCGACGAGCCTGTACATCTTCACCATGATCTTCGCTTCCTGTTTGTGGCCGAGGTGGACGCCGATGCAGGCGTGACTGGCTCGCTGGCCCTGAACGCCGACGAATCCAACGACTGCCGCTGGTTTGCCCTCGCCGATATGGCGAACGACACATCGCTCGGCCCGGAGACCCATCGCATGATTGAATTGAGCGTCCGGCGCTTCGCCTGA
- a CDS encoding tripartite tricarboxylate transporter substrate binding protein gives MNYLVVRSTVLLCGFSAAIAAHAQAWPNKPIKFVVPFTAGGANDLMARAAAEGASKVLGQPVVIDNKPGAGGSLGAELVAKSPPDGYTFLISAAGVISNHMIKKSMPFKESDLVPVAMIALSPSIIVAPPNAIYSNLKEFVEASKKSPDGFNFATAGTGSTPHFVAEILKSKYGAKLQVVPYKSGNESATAIMAGQVQATSEASIVSLPKIAGGKMKALANTWTTRISSYSQLSTATEQGFPEVKIAHWAGVHAPAGVAPEIMDKVAAAVDAAMKTPEIANRLKASGIEPIGGTRASFNQFVGEEKARLAAVVKVSGMKED, from the coding sequence ATGAATTACCTAGTTGTCCGATCCACCGTTTTGCTCTGCGGCTTCAGCGCTGCCATTGCGGCGCACGCCCAAGCCTGGCCGAACAAGCCAATCAAGTTTGTGGTGCCGTTCACCGCCGGTGGGGCCAACGATCTGATGGCGCGTGCTGCCGCCGAAGGGGCATCCAAGGTGCTGGGGCAGCCCGTGGTGATCGACAACAAACCCGGTGCTGGCGGTTCGCTCGGCGCTGAACTGGTGGCCAAGAGCCCGCCCGATGGTTACACCTTCCTGATCAGCGCCGCCGGGGTGATCTCGAATCACATGATCAAGAAGTCGATGCCATTCAAGGAGTCTGATCTGGTGCCGGTCGCCATGATTGCACTGTCGCCGTCGATCATCGTCGCACCACCAAACGCGATCTACAGCAATCTCAAGGAGTTCGTCGAAGCGTCAAAGAAGAGCCCGGATGGTTTCAACTTTGCCACCGCCGGCACCGGCAGCACGCCACACTTCGTCGCCGAAATCCTGAAGAGCAAGTACGGCGCCAAGCTGCAGGTGGTTCCGTACAAGAGCGGTAACGAGAGTGCAACAGCGATCATGGCCGGGCAGGTGCAGGCGACCAGCGAGGCCAGCATCGTGTCTTTGCCCAAGATTGCCGGCGGCAAGATGAAGGCGCTGGCGAATACCTGGACCACGCGTATTTCGTCCTACAGCCAGTTGTCGACTGCGACCGAGCAGGGCTTCCCGGAGGTCAAGATTGCTCACTGGGCGGGTGTGCATGCGCCAGCAGGTGTAGCGCCGGAGATCATGGACAAGGTTGCCGCAGCCGTGGACGCTGCGATGAAAACGCCCGAGATCGCCAATCGCTTGAAGGCGTCAGGCATCGAGCCCATTGGCGGCACGCGGGCGTCGTTCAACCAGTTTGTCGGCGAGGAAAAGGCGCGACTGGCGGCGGTGGTGAAAGTGTCCGGAATGAAAGAGGATTGA